The Trichomycterus rosablanca isolate fTriRos1 chromosome 15, fTriRos1.hap1, whole genome shotgun sequence genome contains a region encoding:
- the LOC134329054 gene encoding histone H4: MSGRGKGGKGLGKGGAKRHRKVLRDNIQGITKPAIRRLARRGGVKRISGLIYEETRGVLKVFLENVIRDAVTYTEHAKRKTVTAMDVVYALKRQGRTLYGFGG, from the coding sequence ATGTCCGGAAGAGGAAAAGGCGGCAAAGGTCTTGGAAAAGGAGGCGCTAAGCGTCACCGCAAAGTTCTCCGTGATaacatccagggtattactaaacccgccatccgccgtttggctcgccgtggcggtgtaaagcgtatttccggcttgatctacgaggagacccgcggtgtgctcaaggttttccttgagaacgtcatccgtgatgccgtcacctacaccgagcacgccaagagaaagaccgtcaccgcaatggacgtggtgtacgctctgaaacgccagggacgcaccctgtacggattcgggggttaa
- the LOC134329034 gene encoding histone H2B-like: MPEPAKSAPKKGSKKTVTKTAVKGGKKRRKARKESYAIYVYKVMKQVHPDTGISSKAMGIMNSFVNDIFERIAGESSRLAHYNKRSTITSREIQTAVRLLLPGELAKHAVSEGTKAVTKYTSSK, encoded by the coding sequence atgccTGAACCAGCGAAGTCCGCGCCCAAGAAGGGCTCCAAGAAAACCGTCACCAAGACCGCCGTCAAAGGAGGCAAGAAGCGCAGAAAGGCCAGGAAGGAGAGCTACGCTATCTACGTGTACAAGGTCATGAAACAGGTCCACCCTGATACCGGGATCTCCTCCAAGGCTATGGGCATCATGAACTCCTTCGTCAACGACATTTTCGAGCGTATCGCTGGTGAGTCCTCTCGTCTGGCTCACTACAACAAGCGCTCCACCATTACCTCCAGGGAGATCCAGACCGCCGTGCGCCTGCTGCTTCCCGGTGAGCTGGCCAAGCACGCCGTGTCCGAGGGTACCAAGGCCGTCACCAAGTACACCAGCTCCAAGTAA